CAAGGTGTAGGAGGTAATACCCCCATACCTAAAGCTTTTATTGAAATACAGCAACCTCAGCAACAAACTAATAAAGTAGCTAGAGCTAGAGGCGATCGCTTGCGTAGCTTACAAGCAGAGATTCAAAGATTACAGGCAAAATACCGTGATCAACAGTCTGGAAATCCATCTGTAACAGTAGCAGAGAACAATGAGGCTACTGTACCGATCCCCGTTACTAGCCCAAGAAATGTGACAGTAACCAAACCACTTTCTATCCGGCAACAAAGCGCTGTACAGATTCCTGTTCCTACGCCGTTAACACCAAGCTACAGTAACGAACCTGTTAAGCCACAGTTCCGGGCTACCTTGCCCATTAACGAGCCTTTAAATCCAGAATTTGTGACTAATCAAGGTGTAGGTAATGTCACCCCCACCCGTAGTTCTTCTCCTAGAAGGGTAGCTACACCTCCTACTCGCATAAATGCTTCTGATTCTTTGGGCAAAATGCGCGGAACTACCGTATCTCCAGCCTTACCTCCTTTGGCGGCTGTAGATCAGCACTTACCACAAGTAATTGATGATAACGTGCCTCCTCCATCCAACTCTTCTGTATCATACATTTGGCCAGCAAAAGGTGTACTAACCTCTGGTTACGGTTGGCGCTGGGGCAGAATGCACAGAGGTATTGATATTGCAGCTCCTGTTGGCACACCAGTATATGCCTCTGCCCCTGGTGTAGTTGAGAAAGCCGGCTGGAACAAAGGCGGTTACGGTAATCTTGTAGACATTCGTCATCCCGACGGCAGCTTGACCCGCTACGGCCACAACAGCAGAATTTTGGTACAAGTTGGTCAGCAGGTAGCCCAAGGGCAACAAATCGCGGACATGGGTAGCACAGGCTTTAGCACCGGACCACACAGCCATTTTGAAATTCATCCATCTGGTAAAGGTGCGGTGAATCCTATCGCTATGCTGCCAAGCAACCGGATATAAGACCAATTTAATAATTGCTTTGTCTGTAGAGGGGGTTAAGCTCCCTCTTTTGTTTTTTTTGGGGTAGGAAATAAATTAAAATGCTTCGTCCCTTCTCTCTGCTATTCTGAGTTTGGCAGAACGCGATCGCGGGTTGTTGGCAATCTCGGCTTCGGTAGCGGTGATGGGTTTTTTGGTTAATACTTTTAATAGAGGTGAATTTCTTAAACCATGTTTGACTAAACGGTCTTCAAGGCTGTGAAAACTGATAATAGCAATTCTGCCACCAGAGACAAGGGCAGGTGGGGCTTTTGCTAAAAAAGTTTCTAGGGATTTTAACTCATCATTGACGACGATGCGTAAAGCTTGGAAAACCCTGGTTGCTGGGTGAATCCTGCCATAACGGTATTTGGGGGGAACAGAAGATGCGATCGCCTCAGCTAATTGGGTAGTTGTAGAAAAAGGGCGCTTTTCGACGATACGTCTAGCAATGCGTCGTGAAAGTCTCTCCTCACCGTATTGAAAGAAAATATTGGCTAATTCTACTTCATCCCAATCATTAATCACATCGGCGGCGGTTAGAGGCTGCCTTTGATCCATCCGCATATCGAGGTTAGCTGCGTGGCGGAAGCTAAAACCCCGTTCTGGTGTATCTAAATGATAGGAACTTACACCCAAATCAGCGAGTATGCCATCAAAACTAGCACTAGGGAACTCATAAGTGGCAAAATTACTACGAACAAATTTTACCCTTTCCCCAAATTCCTCTAACTCTTTCTGGGCTGCTGCTAAAGCATCTTCATCTTGGTCAACAGCCGTTAGCTTAACATCTGGTACAGCCTCTAAAATCAAACGACTGTGACCACCACCCCCAACCGTTACATCTAAATAATGCCCACCAGGACGCACCAAAAGACCTGCAATTACTTCTTGAGGTAATACAGGTAGGTGGGAAAATGTAGTTTCTTCGAGCGCGGCTGGTGGATTAGTCATTGGTCGTTAGTGATAAATCATGGCTCAACAGTCAATAGTCATTTGTCAATGGTCATCAGTTAAAAAATTCCATTGTCTCAACTTCTTTAAATATCGAGCTTTCCTATAATAATTGAAGAAGTGAAGCAAAATAAAACATCAAGCAAAACCCCTCAGTTGCCCCCATCTCTGTGACCCACCCTGGTATGAACAATACATTTAGGGCTTATCCCCAGGATAATACTCATACGAACTTTATTTTGGCAGATGTGAGCGATCAGCTACGCTGGGCGGTTACGCCATCGCCTACGGTGGGTATTTACGGCATCTTGTTTGGATGGCATCAACGCGGTTCAACTCGAAATTTTCATAATGGGAGAACACGGAACTTATGGCAAGAATAGAAACCCGCACTGAACCAATGGTGCTAAATATGGGGCCACACCATCCCTCAATGCACGGGGTTCTGCGGCTAATTGTGACGCTGGATGGTGAAGATGTTGTTGATTGTGAACCAGTAATCGGCTATCTCCATCGAGGAATGGAAAAAATTGCCGAAAACCGTACCACTATCATGTATGTTCCCTACGTTAGCCGATGGGACTACGCAGCCGGTATGTTTAATGAAGCTGTCACCGTCAACGCACCGGAAAAGTTAGCTGGTATTGCTATTCCCAAACGTGCTAGCTACATCCGCGTCATCATGTTGGAATTGAACCGCATCGCTAACCATCTTCTGTGGTTTGGCCCGTTCTTGGCTGACGTAGGCGCACAAACTCCCTTTTTCTACCAATTCAGAGAACGGGAGATGATTTACGACCTGTGGGAAGCTGCTACAGGCTACCGCATGGTAAATAACAACTACTTCCGCGTTGGTGGGGTAGCTGCCGATTTACCCTATGGTTGGGTAGATAAGTGCCTAGAATTTTGCGACTACTTCTTACCCGTAGTTGATGAATACGAAAAGTTAGTTACTAATAACCCCATTTTCCGCCGCCGGATTGAAGGTATTGGCACAATTAGCCGTGAAGAAGCGATTAATTGGGGACTTTCCGGTCCAATGTTGCGTGCTTCTGGTGTGAAATGGGACTTACGGAAAGTTGATCACTACGAATGCTACGACGATTTCGACTGGGATGTACAGTGGGAGACAGCCGGCGATTGTTTAGCCCGTTACATGGTAAGAATGCGGGAAATGCGCGAATCTGTCAAGATTATCAAGCAAGCAATCAAAGGATTACCCGGTGGCCCCTACGAGAACCTCGAAGCCAAACGTTTAGCGGCTGGGAAGAAATCAGAATGGGATGCTTTTGATTACCAATTTATTGGTAAGAAAGTTGCTCCCACATTCAAAATGCCCAAGGGTGAAGTTTACGCCCGTGTGGAAAGCGGAAAAGGCGAACTAGGCATTTATTTAGTTGGCGATGATAATGTTTTCCCTTGGCGGTGGAAGATTCGTCCAGCAGATTTCAACAACCTGCAAATTCTCCCCCACTTACTGCGCGGTGTAAAAGTTGCGGATATTGTCGTCATTCTCGGCAGTATTGACGTAATTATGGGATCTGTAGACAGATAAAATTTGCTTGACAGTTGACGGTTAACTGTCAACTGTCAACTATCAACTGTCAACTGTCAACTGTCAACTGTCAACTGTCAACTGTCAACTGTCATAACATGCCAAACCCATTAATGTATCAACAGGATAACTTTGTTGTCCTGGAAACTAACCAACCAGAACAGTTTTTAACTACTGAAGAATTATTAGAAAAGCTCAAAGAAGAATTACAGAAAATTGATATTTCTGATTTACCCCTTGAGCTACAACAATTTGATTCTTTGCAAGCGCAAGCCCAACACTTAATAGATACTAGTTGCGAACTGGATATAGGCGCAGGAAAATATTTACAGTGGTATGCAGTGCGGTTAGAAAAATGAAGACTTTGTATTTACAAGATTATTAACTGTTAGCTGTGGATTCTTCTTTAAGAGTAATCAGAGCTAATTCAATTATATCTTCGTCAGGTTGAGTGATTTTTACCTCAACTCCTGGGCCAAAGTACTTGGTCATTTTTTCTTGCTTTTGTTGCCACTCGCTTATTGATATTTCAGGCGAATCAAATTCTAGAATTAAAGTATACGCACCATTAGTTTCCGTTTCCCGTAAACTTGTAACTTCTGGTCTTGTCTCATCCGTAGGACTCAAACCCAAGTAAGACAGTGCTGCGTCTAAATGAGCATCTTGCCCGTAACAATATCTTGTAATATCCTTACGGATTTTATTTTGAGTGACAGTTGCTTGCTGCTCACGCAAAAGTAGCACTGATGGCGTTGTTGGTTCGCTAAAAGGTATAGGCTTGAGTTCGTTAGCTTTAAGTGCTAGTCCTCCTAGTAGTAGAGGAAACCCATAGAAAAATCCAACTAAGTTGAGCGTGGCATTATTTGCAGCATAAGCAGCGAAACCAACTAGGGTTAATATGCTGCCCACACTTAAACCAAGTGTTCCCAAAGAGATTCGGCGTAACATGATCTGAGATAGTATAAAATTCTTAACACATTAGTTTTATTATCATGGTTAAGAGTCATTAGTCATTAGTCATTAGTCAACAGTCAATAGTTAATAGTCATTCTTTCCTGCTCCTTTGCTTACCAATCTCTAGTTCCCAGTGCGGAAATTTCTCACTCCAGTCAGCTACATGACGCGCCTTTTTTGGGTTAACGTTAAATTTGAAGCAATTTTTTAGGATAAACAATAATGGATCTGCAAACTCTCAAAGTAAGAATTACAGCCGTTCAAAGTAAACGTGATTATTTACTGAGCCTGTTAGAACAGCCAAACTTGGGAATTTTAAGAGTTGATGTAAATCAAGCTTTAGAAGAACTAGATGAATTGTTGGAAGAGTACAACCGCACTATTCCCGAAGCTGGCAATAATTAAATAAAAATTGCGTCGGTTTTACCGTCAACGAACGATTATACCGACGCTCCTGTAATGATAAAATTTCCCAAGTCCTCATGTTGAAACTACATCGATTGAGTTCAACGACGTAGTAAATTTAGTTATTATGCAGCAGACGCATTCTCTGCACGTTGCCCTAATTGTCTAACTAAGGCGATCAGCTCTTTAGTAGGTACGTCTTTCTTACAAACAACATCAAAATTAGGTGTTGCATTGATATCGAGAAGAGTTGCATCCTCTACTGAAGAATAAGCTAATATTTGTATGTTGGGAGAGATGGCTTTAATATGACCAGAAGCACTCCAACCATCCATAACTGGCATTTGTAAGTCTAGAATAATTACATCAGGATGGTGGTTTCTTACCATTTCTATGGCTTCTTGACCATTAGTCGCTAGACCCACTACGCGAATATTTTCCTGACCAGAAAAAGCTAATTGCAAGGTCAAACGAGTCAGTTCGTGATCGTCAACCACTAGAACCTTTAAGGTAGAGGACTCACAGGAGAACATTAACATTCCCAGGAAGAATTAAATACGGTTATTTTTCTAGTTTATGGGAATGTGTGACAGCAATTACTCTATCCTATGGTTGAATAATTCGTACAAAACCATAAAGATTAATTAGAGCAATTGTAAAAATACTAATATTTATCAGGAAATCGGCTTGATTTAACTGTCTGTATATGCAGAACTTTTTGCTGCATCAAGGAGATTTGTCGCTATTCCAGTTGGACGCAGTGCCATATTCATTAGAGTGATTTGTGAGCTAGTTTCTGGGCAATCCTCCCCTGGACGGCGTTGAATATAACTGCCATCTGGCTGTAAATCCCAAGTTTGACGGTTATCAGCCAGCAAAATACCTAAAATTTCTTGCAAATCTTTAGCAATATCTGCATCTTTAATAGGAGTAATTACTTCTACTCTTCTATCTAAGTTCCGCCTCATCCAATCTGCGCTACCAATATAAATTTCTTCTTGAGCATTGTTATGAAAATAATAGATTCGGGAGTGTTC
Above is a genomic segment from Nostoc sp. MS1 containing:
- the rsmH gene encoding 16S rRNA (cytosine(1402)-N(4))-methyltransferase RsmH, producing MTNPPAALEETTFSHLPVLPQEVIAGLLVRPGGHYLDVTVGGGGHSRLILEAVPDVKLTAVDQDEDALAAAQKELEEFGERVKFVRSNFATYEFPSASFDGILADLGVSSYHLDTPERGFSFRHAANLDMRMDQRQPLTAADVINDWDEVELANIFFQYGEERLSRRIARRIVEKRPFSTTTQLAEAIASSVPPKYRYGRIHPATRVFQALRIVVNDELKSLETFLAKAPPALVSGGRIAIISFHSLEDRLVKHGLRNSPLLKVLTKKPITATEAEIANNPRSRSAKLRIAERRDEAF
- a CDS encoding NAD(P)H-quinone oxidoreductase subunit H, which translates into the protein MARIETRTEPMVLNMGPHHPSMHGVLRLIVTLDGEDVVDCEPVIGYLHRGMEKIAENRTTIMYVPYVSRWDYAAGMFNEAVTVNAPEKLAGIAIPKRASYIRVIMLELNRIANHLLWFGPFLADVGAQTPFFYQFREREMIYDLWEAATGYRMVNNNYFRVGGVAADLPYGWVDKCLEFCDYFLPVVDEYEKLVTNNPIFRRRIEGIGTISREEAINWGLSGPMLRASGVKWDLRKVDHYECYDDFDWDVQWETAGDCLARYMVRMREMRESVKIIKQAIKGLPGGPYENLEAKRLAAGKKSEWDAFDYQFIGKKVAPTFKMPKGEVYARVESGKGELGIYLVGDDNVFPWRWKIRPADFNNLQILPHLLRGVKVADIVVILGSIDVIMGSVDR
- a CDS encoding chlororespiratory reduction protein 7, whose protein sequence is MPNPLMYQQDNFVVLETNQPEQFLTTEELLEKLKEELQKIDISDLPLELQQFDSLQAQAQHLIDTSCELDIGAGKYLQWYAVRLEK
- a CDS encoding DUF2854 domain-containing protein, with amino-acid sequence MLRRISLGTLGLSVGSILTLVGFAAYAANNATLNLVGFFYGFPLLLGGLALKANELKPIPFSEPTTPSVLLLREQQATVTQNKIRKDITRYCYGQDAHLDAALSYLGLSPTDETRPEVTSLRETETNGAYTLILEFDSPEISISEWQQKQEKMTKYFGPGVEVKITQPDEDIIELALITLKEESTANS
- a CDS encoding response regulator transcription factor, whose product is MLMFSCESSTLKVLVVDDHELTRLTLQLAFSGQENIRVVGLATNGQEAIEMVRNHHPDVIILDLQMPVMDGWSASGHIKAISPNIQILAYSSVEDATLLDINATPNFDVVCKKDVPTKELIALVRQLGQRAENASAA